AGAAGggttttttaatgaaaaaaaggcaaatatggtaattataagattttacctctccatccATGAAGAGGTAAAGATGTTTcttcaaaatgagaaaatgtataataccttctcaaaaatacctctccccttggagaaggatttttcttgaataaaaggtaaatatgatagttatattagtttacTCTCCATTTACCTCTTCCCTTAGAGATGCTCTTATCATCTCCAAGGAGAAAAGGTAAATTGAAAAGGTATATTTCTCCCTTACCTTCTTAAGAAGGTAattataccttctcaaaaagttATGAACtccaaaagaagaagataaatgaaaaaggcaaataaaaataaaattttttatcttttcttccaaaaagaggtaaaaatacattctcaaaatgaaagaaggtataataccttctcataTACCTTTCCCttggagaataaaattttatatagaagAGATAATTCTCTTTACCTCTTCATTTTCCCCTTCTCCCTTGGAATGCTCTAAGTTCTAACACTGTATCAGTAAAAGTGACAAAAATCTGTGTGAGCTTTATCACATTATGAAAAGACAGAAACTGCTACAtcaaaaaatatgcatattttgctCAAAACAGAGAAGTACGTACATCACTACAAAAAGTGAGGAGTTTTAACCAAAACACAAGACTCAACTCAACTATATTTGGGTTTGGACCGATTCTTGAGATGTCTAGCCACGCGGCCGGGCTTGCAGCATTTGAGAAGCTTCCTCACGTCCCGTCTCATAGACAAGAACGCGATAACCATAGTCATAACCATCTCCGGAAATAGGCAAGCACCTGATGCATGTTTACCGCCAAACACATCCTTGGCAATGCCCCATAGGACGAGGATTAGGCCGAAGTAACTCATCCTCCCATGCCTCAGCAGCCCGAGAAAGGCACCCGTGACAGAGAGGTAGCTACCTGCAATAACCTGTGGTGAAAGTGAAATGAATCCACACATCACAAAACAGTTAATCATAATCTCAAATTTCCAAGATTTGACAAAATATGATAGTATAATGTACACAAACCTCCAACTGTTTGAGATCAGTTGGTTTACCCTTCTTAAACTTGTAAGGATGCAGCAGTTGATCAGGGCTCGGAACGGCTGCGCCCTTCATCAGAGATCGTTTAACTGCTCCGGGGTAGAGAAGGGCCTTCACCACAAATTCAGGGAGGAATCCACCCGCGCAGGCCATCACCTCCACCGGTGTTTGGCAAGTGCCTATTCTACATGGAACTCTGAACATCCATGAAAGACAACTGCCAACTATCAATCATACATACTCaatcacaaatttatcaaGAATGTTGATACATTTGAATTTCAGACATCATGTATAAAATCTTCACAATAGTAACCTAAAATGCATCATTTTCTTCCCAGCCTTGGtcaattaaacattttaacatcatttaaaattttcaatacatATTAAACATTACATTTCATCAAGAGTGATAAATgccacaaaattgaaaatcaagaTTCTACCAATTCTAACCTAATTCCCAGCTATTTCCAAGGTGAAgattattctaaaaaattatactagtaataaaaaatgaatcagaATAATGATAGAAAACATATGCTTCAAGggattaattaagaaatttcaACGTTAGTAAAAGGGTTAGAATCATAATCAATGAGCCACATTACCAAATTCAGAACCCTAATCTATAATCTTGGAAGATCTTTTAATCCCCTTTACATTTCATATCATAACATTCATAAACATTTTCATTCAATAATACACAGATAAATAACGTACCTGAAAAGTGGGACTTGGacaataattatgaaaaagtaCAAAAGGGAGGCGAAATTAGATATGATTTGTGCccatttttttgatgagaatCCCATGTTGCAGAAGAATTGGAATTTATAAAACCTaatactttttccttttttgacaGTTCTACtaatattgattatttgattatatagtTTGATACgttataaaaggaaataattctATTATGCGATCCTCATTAATTTCACACCTTGCACAAAAATTATTCTAGAGGAGTTTTAAGATACATAGGTTaatatagtaggagtaatatattgTTCATGATTAATTCTAATGTatgtaaagaaaatatatttaatgttatttgGAAAATGTAATTGTATGCCATTGTTCCATATTGCTCTTATttattgtgtatatatttacctcacaaattatcaaacaagaatatttagtaaaataagatttttatgataattcaaataaagaaaGTGAAGTATAACgtgaaatatttcaatataaaaaacgTTGTATAACGCCCAATTCTTGTAAACCTGATTGGACAAAATTTCAAgctataatatttatattaaatgggCCAAATGTAAACCATTGgtaaaagataaatgaaaacTTCATTAGTTTTGGAGTTTCAAGGgttaatttcttaaaagttagataaactaaacaaaatttgtATATCAGATTGGTACGAATCTTTCATTTCTACTCAATAGTAAAATGATTACCCCTTTTTTAACCTTATAAAAATCTCACTTATCATCAAACTCTCAAATGAAAAACATtcaatacatatattataataacaataattttcaGTAGGCTCACAAAATGAGAccaatcaaactaaatataccGTTCTATTGAATATGACTCTGGGTTTATCTAATGCTCACAGCTCAATGAAGATAGTTGTTGCtggttttaattaaaaaatcatagtTTATGTCTACAATTTTTagcttttttttcaaaaatatgtttgaacacacaattcacattttatttccaaaatccTCAACAAAAAAGTTTGATATAAATGACAGAAGGAAAGAAAGCAAGAAAGTTTCtcacattcacattttattaattctgtataaatatttttcctaCAAAGAATTAAACTCCAGGTATACTGTGGTTCCAAGATCATTAAAACTTGGATTGTAACAATGGAGCACAAATCATACCCTTCGAGCAACCGGAGAGACGAGCCCGCCATGGACGCCCGTCCTTTGCCACGCTTCAGATACAAGCGCGTTGCTCCACTCGGCTTCTCTGCGCGTTAGCAAGCAATGAGTCGTCGATCACAATATACCAAGGGACGCTATGCCATGTCAGCGTTCCGATCCCACAGCCCCGTGTACGAGCTTCGTCTCTTGATCTTATATGGTTTTCCGCGCTTCCTCTGCCCTCTTCGACTCCATACCATCACATACATCACTACTACAAAACCCGCGATGGAGAATGCCCAGAGGCACATCATCCAGACTCTCACCGAAGTGAGGGCCTGGTTCGTCTCTGCTGGCGGCGACAACTCATTTGTTTTGGTATTCACCTCCGAATCCTTCCTCGAGGCATCAATTCTCTCGACATTCCCAATCTTCTCCCCGGTTGTCTCTTGATCCGAAGTGCGCATGGCAGGAGGATCTGGCGCCTTCTGAGTCGTAATTGTAAAGGAAGGAGGACGACGTGCTTCTCGTGTTGGAGGGGGCAAGGAATTGGGATCGGGGCATTTCTTTCTATAATAAGCACGTAGAGCCTGGTTTAAGGAATTTGCACACTCTATGCTAAGCAAGTCGCGCTGCAACGAATCCTCGTTAGACTGGTCGAGCGTTGATGCATCCGGAGGGTCTGGAAACGTAGCCCAACATTTGTCAGCAACGTCCATATGTCGCCATTTAGCTTTGTCGAAGCTCCAGTTACCAACCCTAAACTCCAGGCCGTAGTGAAATACTCTGTAGCTCACACCGCGTTCTGGAACGTATCCCGGGTATATCAGGATGTCGTTGCTTATGACATGCCGTAGATTGAACTGCGCCGAGAAATTAACCACACGCGCTTAAAACGTTATCGGAACATAAATCTGCTTTTAACAATTTAACAAGTGCTTGAATTACCTCTGCCGCAGCAAAGGAGTAACCATACATCTCACTGATCCAACCAGCTTCATAAATATCGCCGGTGAACTTTTTCGGCCAATGGCCCATATCAGCTCTGACTTCCTCCGTTTTGTGCAACCAACGCAGCGCAAATTTTCTGAGATCCGCTATGTGCATTATGATCACACCTCCGACCTTGTCACAAAGTTGAGGGTTGCGAGTGTGGACCTTGGCAAGCTCATTGTCACAGCCAATAAGGTAGCTGTTATTGCATCCAACAAAATTCAAGTAAACTTTGAGTAATCCTTCGTTctaatagaaattttttttaaaggttGATCGAGCAATTCATGGCTAATATGCAACAGACGAAGTCTTACTCATAGGGAGTTGAAACTGGTCTGCCCTTCGCTGCTTTGAACTCCCACGGCGTGATTGGTCCTCTCATTATCATGTCGGCATCCAGGATCACAATGTATTCTGCATCGGTCTTTACATGGTTAATCCAATGCACGACCGCAGCTGGTTTATTGATTGCTGGATACCTGCATGAGCATTTTACGCATCAAATATTTGTCGAATTTTTCATTCATTAGTAGCTCTCAACATATTTTCGAACcgatattatttttaagaagGCATTACCAGTCTCCTGTTAATGGATGTCGGCTCATAGACGGGACATAATGAGTGGGAGCTAGATTGCGTCCTTTGTATTGCTTCAAGTCCTCGTCTGTACAACTTAGAAGCCTCGTGATTTCCCCTGGCTGGCCGCTCTGGTTGAAACTATGGACAAGACCCAAAGTTTGCCAATCGAAGTAAGGAGTGCATTCTGTTGAGAATATAGTATGTATTTTTGGGTGAGGCTTTTCCGGTTCACTAGTGTCTTGCTTCTGTTCGTGAACATCCTCCATCATCTGAAGGCTTTCCCGAGTCAGTTTTTTTGGTTGTGTTAGTTCTGCGAACGTTTTGCTCTTCAAGAAACTCAAATATTTCGACCACTTTGGCTTCTTACAGCCATGTTTTTCATGGTTCAACAATAGACCCTCGTTTATGGTATTTATGCATTctaaattaagaaatagagCCCGTCGTTTGTTTGCATCCCTTTCCATTTCTTTCACCTGCAAGAGAAATATTACGAATTAGACATCGCAGAGCAGAAATCAAGTTACGAAGCTTGGTTTATGAAATGCGAGCATGCCTCTCTAGGATAAGGAGGTTCAGGAAAGAGGCGCCCACAGTCGTACACAATACTGTCTTCGTGATGTTCTAATTTACTGAACGACCAATTCCCGACACTAAAAGGTAAGCCATAGTGCATGAGGATGGGCTCAACACCCTCTCTAGGAACATAGCCTGGATAAATCATCAAGTTATCATTTATCTTGTGACGAAGTCCCACCTGATGAAGCAATTCACAAAGTCatctatatacatatttatgtataaattttataataataacacATTTATAGGCATGAAGTAAAGATGGGTAATATTAGCAACTGTGAGGACGAAATCAATGAATCGCCTTTCAgtaattgatatatataggattAAAAGTTACCTCCGCGGCACCGAATGAATATCCATACATTTCACTGATCCACCCTGTTCCATATATATCACCAGTGATATTGGTAGACCAATGAGCTTTATCTTCCCGTACTTCTTCAGTTTTCGATAACCACATGGGGGCAAAAACTCGAAGATCATCAATGTGAAAGGCTAGAAGCCCACCAACCTTGTCACAGAGTTCAGGATGCTTTGTGTGTAACTTAGCAAGAATATTGTCACATCCAATCAAGTACCTGCTCAAGGTATGTTACATGACAAAACTGGAGAAGTTTATTCGGAAGAAAATCTTTGTAAGTGGTAAATGaacaacaaatcaaaatgtcatattttttgtgttgttgATCTGTTTATGATTCGTCAAACTATGTAAACTAAATAATGATTGCAAATACTAGCTGCACCATGAGATATGTAACCTGCCATGGCAACGTTGTACTTAGGGAAACACGATCTACGGTAACTAAGTT
The genomic region above belongs to Salvia hispanica cultivar TCC Black 2014 chromosome 3, UniMelb_Shisp_WGS_1.0, whole genome shotgun sequence and contains:
- the LOC125210551 gene encoding peptidyl serine alpha-galactosyltransferase-like — its product is MSVVRFLYYALVAAAIGGGAAEAVVAGSAPYRIHTLFSVECQNYFDWQTVGLMHSFRKAGQPGPITRLLSCTEQERVNYKGMDLAPTFEVPSMSLHPKTGDWYPAINKPVGVAHWLKHSKEAENVDWVVVLDADMIVRGPILPWELGAEKGRPVAAYYGYLIGCDNILAKLHTKHPELCDKVGGLLAFHIDDLRVFAPMWLSKTEEVREDKAHWSTNITGDIYGTGWISEMYGYSFGAAEVGLRHKINDNLMIYPGYVPREGVEPILMHYGLPFSVGNWSFSKLEHHEDSIVYDCGRLFPEPPYPREVKEMERDANKRRALFLNLECINTINEGLLLNHEKHGCKKPKWSKYLSFLKSKTFAELTQPKKLTRESLQMMEDVHEQKQDTSEPEKPHPKIHTIFSTECTPYFDWQTLGLVHSFNQSGQPGEITRLLSCTDEDLKQYKGRNLAPTHYVPSMSRHPLTGDWYPAINKPAAVVHWINHVKTDAEYIVILDADMIMRGPITPWEFKAAKGRPVSTPYDYLIGCDNELAKVHTRNPQLCDKVGGVIIMHIADLRKFALRWLHKTEEVRADMGHWPKKFTGDIYEAGWISEMYGYSFAAAEFNLRHVISNDILIYPGYVPERGVSYRVFHYGLEFRVGNWSFDKAKWRHMDVADKCWATFPDPPDASTLDQSNEDSLQRDLLSIECANSLNQALRAYYRKKCPDPNSLPPPTREARRPPSFTITTQKAPDPPAMRTSDQETTGEKIGNVERIDASRKDSEVNTKTNELSPPAETNQALTSVRVWMMCLWAFSIAGFVVVMYVMVWSRRGQRKRGKPYKIKRRSSYTGLWDRNADMA
- the LOC125211019 gene encoding uncharacterized protein LOC125211019 isoform X1, with product MGFSSKKWAQIISNFASLLYFFIIIVQVPLFRVPCRIGTCQTPVEVMACAGGFLPEFVVKALLYPGAVKRSLMKGAAVPSPDQLLHPYKFKKGKPTDLKQLEVIAGSYLSVTGAFLGLLRHGRMSYFGLILVLWGIAKDVFGGKHASGACLFPEMVMTMVIAFLSMRRDVRKLLKCCKPGRVARHLKNRSKPKYMLELRAFQGRRGK
- the LOC125211019 gene encoding uncharacterized protein LOC125211019 isoform X2, translated to MGFSSKKWAQIISNFASLLYFFIIIVQVPLFRVPCRIGTCQTPVEVMACAGGFLPEFVVKALLYPGAVKRSLMKGAAVPSPDQLLHPYKFKKGKPTDLKQLEVIAGSYLSVTGAFLGLLRHGRMSYFGLILVLWGIAKDVFGGKHASGACLFPEMVMTMVIAFLSMRRDVRKLLKCCKPGRVARHLKNRSKPKYS